One window of Gemmatimonas sp. UBA7669 genomic DNA carries:
- a CDS encoding FliI/YscN family ATPase, with amino-acid sequence MSAAFASYLRGEPSALDELSERLARTERFGSYGKVTRVVGLVVEATGIDVGLGSLCRITSHSRDRSVLAEVVGFNERHVLLMPLGELDGLHAGASVQPLGRTFGVDVGPGLLGRVLNGLGHPIDGKGKVDTVERVPLSAEPPNPLVRETIDRPLETGVRAIDGLLTIGRGQRVGIFAGSGVGKSTMLGMIARHAQADVNVIALLGERGREVREFLEHSLGPEGLARSVVIVATGDQAALVRARGALVATAIAEYFRDQGKQVLLMVDSVTRVAMAWREIGLATGEPPTTKGYPPSVFANLPRLLERAGNGERGGITGIYTVLVDGDDFNEPVADATRSILDGHIVLTRRLAAQNHFPAIDVLDSKSRVKDLITNEVQKRAGSAMLRLEAAYREKEDLIMVGAYQRGSDPYVDAAIVYRQHVLEFLQQRPDEITHYGDTYQALAQIAEQIESAVRRRP; translated from the coding sequence ATGTCTGCCGCCTTTGCCAGCTATCTGCGCGGCGAACCCAGCGCGCTCGACGAACTCAGCGAGCGCCTCGCGCGCACCGAACGTTTCGGCAGCTACGGCAAGGTCACCCGCGTGGTGGGCCTCGTCGTCGAAGCCACCGGCATTGATGTGGGCCTCGGTTCACTCTGCCGCATTACCAGTCATTCGCGCGATCGCTCCGTGCTCGCCGAAGTCGTGGGCTTCAACGAGCGTCACGTGCTGCTCATGCCGCTCGGCGAACTCGACGGCCTGCATGCTGGTGCCAGCGTGCAGCCGCTTGGCCGTACCTTCGGCGTGGATGTGGGACCCGGTCTTCTGGGCCGCGTGCTCAATGGCCTTGGTCATCCCATCGACGGCAAGGGCAAAGTCGACACGGTGGAGCGTGTGCCGCTCAGCGCCGAGCCGCCGAATCCGCTGGTGCGCGAAACCATCGATCGTCCGCTCGAAACCGGTGTGCGCGCCATCGACGGCCTGCTCACCATCGGTCGTGGTCAGCGCGTCGGTATCTTCGCCGGTTCCGGCGTGGGCAAGTCCACCATGCTCGGCATGATTGCGCGTCACGCGCAGGCCGACGTGAACGTGATTGCGCTGCTCGGCGAACGTGGTCGGGAAGTGCGTGAGTTTCTCGAACACTCGCTGGGTCCGGAAGGCTTGGCCCGCTCGGTGGTCATTGTGGCCACCGGCGATCAGGCCGCGCTCGTGCGCGCCCGTGGTGCACTCGTGGCCACGGCCATTGCCGAGTACTTCCGCGATCAGGGCAAGCAGGTGTTGCTCATGGTGGACTCCGTCACGCGTGTGGCCATGGCCTGGCGTGAAATCGGTCTCGCCACCGGCGAACCGCCCACCACCAAGGGCTATCCGCCGTCCGTGTTTGCCAATCTGCCACGTCTGCTCGAGCGCGCCGGCAACGGCGAGCGCGGCGGCATCACGGGCATCTACACCGTGCTGGTGGACGGCGACGATTTCAACGAGCCCGTGGCCGACGCCACCCGCTCCATCCTCGACGGGCACATCGTGCTCACGCGTCGCCTGGCGGCACAGAACCACTTCCCCGCCATCGACGTGCTCGACTCCAAGAGTCGTGTGAAGGACCTCATCACCAATGAGGTCCAGAAGCGCGCCGGCAGTGCCATGCTGCGGCTCGAGGCCGCATACCGCGAGAAGGAAGATCTCATCATGGTGGGCGCCTACCAGCGTGGCAGCGATCCCTACGTGGACGCGGCCATTGTGTATCGCCAGCACGTGCTGGAGTTCCTGCAGCAGCGGCCGGACGAGATCACGCACTACGGTGACACCTACCAGGCGCTGGCCCAGATCGCCGAACAGATCGAGTCGGCCGTGCGGAGACGTCCGTGA
- a CDS encoding FliH/SctL family protein: MPSAAANASPWSLDEFAADVYFGGPDAPAPEAPAPAPQVSLEAIEAGFAMRMAAERTRIEAEAYARGRADGEQAARASLEPTIGAALQAVREAAESIAMHEARWVSNIEENIAALAVIVAQHVLQREIEADPSLVADLVSHAVQQYPIDQEITIRLNPDDFAACRRVIEQEFGTQRGLRWMSDVNVARGGCLTEGRERIIDGRVDTALERAYRSLGGIQA; encoded by the coding sequence ATGCCCTCTGCTGCTGCCAACGCTTCGCCCTGGTCGCTCGACGAATTTGCGGCCGATGTGTACTTCGGTGGGCCGGACGCTCCGGCCCCCGAGGCACCGGCGCCCGCACCACAGGTCTCACTCGAAGCCATCGAAGCCGGCTTCGCCATGCGCATGGCCGCGGAACGCACGCGCATCGAGGCCGAGGCCTACGCGCGTGGTCGCGCCGACGGCGAACAGGCCGCGCGTGCGTCGCTCGAACCCACCATCGGCGCCGCACTGCAAGCGGTGCGCGAGGCGGCCGAGTCGATTGCCATGCACGAAGCGCGCTGGGTGTCGAACATCGAAGAGAACATTGCCGCGCTCGCGGTCATTGTGGCGCAGCATGTGCTGCAACGCGAGATCGAGGCCGACCCGTCGCTCGTGGCCGACCTCGTGTCGCACGCGGTGCAGCAGTATCCGATCGATCAGGAAATCACCATTCGTCTCAATCCGGACGACTTTGCAGCCTGCCGCCGCGTGATCGAACAGGAGTTCGGCACGCAGCGTGGCCTGCGCTGGATGTCCGACGTCAACGTGGCCCGCGGTGGCTGTCTCACCGAAGGCCGTGAGCGCATCATCGATGGGCGCGTGGACACGGCCCTCGAACGCGCCTACCGCAGCCTTGGCGGAATCCAGGCCTGA
- the fliG gene encoding flagellar motor switch protein FliG, with protein sequence MIALSKNANADRWAPERLTGRQKVAILCMAIGSEHAAKLTSGLHPEEAEIVALEMAQLDRVPPSTVDSVLADWLETTLGVDSISTGGVEFAKDVLEKAFGPAKAQQILKRIQGQLADSDRFGRLRRADPQQLGNTLRGEHPQTIALIMAHLDPSHVAAIIREFEPELGGEVMFRIARMEKVSPEMISLVERAIGNEADLAFSQGMSSVGGPAAVAAVLNLVSSSLEKEVLDLVAEKDPHLSDQIKNLMFVFEDLTSLDDKSLQRLLREVDVKQLALALKAASPELKQKIMATMSQRAVAGLKEEMEFLGPVKMRDVEAAQTDIVSKVRALEETGEIVLSAGTDDVII encoded by the coding sequence ATGATCGCCCTCTCCAAGAACGCCAACGCCGATCGCTGGGCCCCTGAGCGTCTCACCGGACGCCAGAAGGTCGCCATTCTCTGCATGGCCATCGGCTCCGAACACGCCGCCAAGCTCACGTCGGGCCTGCATCCGGAAGAAGCGGAAATCGTGGCCCTGGAAATGGCCCAGCTCGACCGCGTGCCGCCTTCCACGGTGGACTCGGTACTCGCCGACTGGCTCGAGACCACGCTGGGCGTGGACTCCATCAGCACCGGTGGGGTGGAGTTCGCCAAGGACGTGCTCGAAAAGGCTTTCGGTCCGGCCAAAGCGCAGCAGATCCTCAAGCGTATCCAGGGCCAGTTGGCCGACAGCGATCGCTTTGGTCGTCTGCGCCGCGCCGATCCGCAGCAGCTCGGCAACACGCTGCGCGGTGAACATCCGCAGACCATTGCGCTCATCATGGCGCACCTCGACCCCTCGCACGTGGCCGCCATCATCCGCGAGTTCGAACCCGAACTCGGTGGTGAGGTGATGTTCCGCATTGCGCGCATGGAGAAGGTGTCGCCCGAAATGATCTCGCTCGTCGAGCGCGCCATCGGCAACGAGGCGGACCTCGCGTTCTCGCAGGGCATGTCCAGCGTGGGTGGACCGGCGGCCGTGGCCGCGGTGCTCAACCTCGTCAGCTCGTCGCTCGAGAAGGAAGTGCTCGACCTGGTGGCCGAGAAGGATCCGCACCTCAGCGATCAGATCAAGAACCTCATGTTCGTCTTCGAGGATCTCACCTCGCTCGACGACAAGTCCCTGCAGCGCCTGCTGCGCGAAGTCGATGTCAAGCAGCTCGCGCTGGCACTCAAGGCGGCCAGCCCCGAGCTCAAGCAGAAGATCATGGCCACCATGTCGCAGCGTGCGGTGGCCGGCCTCAAGGAAGAGATGGAGTTCCTGGGCCCGGTCAAGATGCGCGACGTCGAGGCGGCGCAGACGGACATCGTGTCCAAGGTCCGCGCCCTCGAGGAGACCGGCGAGATCGTGTTGAGCGCCGGCACCGACGATGTCATCATCTGA
- the fliF gene encoding flagellar basal-body MS-ring/collar protein FliF, whose product MNPLLESITSRFGGPRQTAIIAIGLVIAAGVYYVSQWATRPVMVPLFANVPVESVKAMTDKLQEAGIVHELDASGTTIFVQSQDVARARVDLAAGELPGGGRPGLELFDKPSWGMTDFTQKVNYRRALEGELERTIGKMQNVKTVQVHLALEDEQLFTQNQRPSKASVTLRMSNGNSPAPETVQGIASLVASSVGGLTPEHVTVVDERGRALTMQDEGSVAGLTSRQLTVQKEVEGHMEAKARDLLTSLVGSGNARVQVSASINFDKVERTVQAVDPDRQAIAVEQKSEVAPSTPQQGAGYTQSAVTYENTKSVETFSGAIGNVQKLTVAVLVADKMTRNAADTSATAEPVFTPRTPEELAQIESLVRTALGVDSARGDMVSVVSAPFDMPKTVVARVDSTPAPQDMLGRIQANPKPVVAIAAIAGLVLVALVMVLALRPKKSKKLAGNNAATLPAGPQYAELPASTQMQAAMQGLPSGMNNEADMMDENAYVEEQRRAIRLPPPPTTPEREQAIATVEQRPDAALRVTRNWLRQ is encoded by the coding sequence ATGAATCCCCTCCTCGAATCGATCACCAGCCGCTTCGGCGGCCCGCGGCAGACGGCCATCATTGCCATTGGCCTCGTCATCGCGGCCGGTGTGTACTACGTGTCGCAGTGGGCCACGCGCCCCGTCATGGTGCCGCTCTTCGCCAATGTGCCGGTGGAGAGTGTGAAGGCCATGACCGACAAGCTGCAGGAAGCGGGCATCGTGCACGAACTCGACGCCTCCGGCACCACCATTTTCGTGCAGAGCCAGGACGTGGCGCGCGCGCGCGTGGATCTCGCCGCCGGTGAATTGCCGGGCGGTGGTCGTCCGGGCCTCGAGTTGTTCGACAAGCCCTCCTGGGGCATGACGGACTTCACGCAGAAGGTCAATTACCGCCGCGCTCTCGAGGGAGAACTCGAGCGCACCATTGGCAAGATGCAGAACGTGAAGACGGTGCAGGTGCACCTCGCCCTCGAGGACGAACAGCTCTTCACGCAGAACCAGCGCCCCAGCAAGGCCTCGGTTACGCTCCGCATGAGCAACGGCAACTCACCGGCGCCGGAGACCGTGCAGGGCATCGCCAGTCTCGTCGCGTCATCGGTTGGCGGACTCACCCCGGAACACGTCACCGTGGTGGACGAGCGCGGCCGCGCCCTCACCATGCAGGACGAAGGCTCGGTCGCCGGTCTCACCAGTCGCCAGCTCACGGTGCAGAAGGAAGTTGAAGGGCACATGGAAGCCAAGGCCCGTGATCTGCTCACGAGCCTCGTGGGCTCGGGCAATGCGCGCGTGCAGGTCTCGGCCAGCATCAACTTCGACAAGGTCGAGCGCACCGTTCAGGCCGTCGATCCCGACCGCCAGGCCATTGCGGTTGAGCAGAAGTCGGAAGTGGCGCCCAGCACGCCGCAGCAGGGCGCGGGCTACACGCAGTCGGCCGTCACCTACGAAAACACCAAGAGCGTCGAGACCTTCAGCGGTGCCATCGGCAACGTGCAGAAGCTCACCGTCGCCGTGCTCGTGGCCGACAAGATGACGCGCAACGCGGCCGACACCTCGGCCACCGCCGAGCCGGTGTTCACGCCGCGCACGCCGGAAGAGCTCGCGCAGATCGAATCGCTGGTGCGCACGGCGCTCGGTGTCGATTCCGCGCGCGGTGACATGGTGTCCGTGGTGAGTGCACCCTTCGACATGCCCAAGACGGTGGTGGCGCGCGTGGACAGCACGCCGGCGCCGCAGGACATGCTGGGACGCATTCAGGCCAACCCCAAGCCCGTTGTGGCCATTGCGGCCATCGCTGGCCTCGTCCTCGTCGCGCTGGTCATGGTCCTGGCGCTCCGCCCCAAGAAGTCCAAGAAGCTCGCCGGCAACAACGCGGCCACCCTGCCCGCCGGTCCGCAGTACGCAGAGCTGCCCGCCAGCACGCAGATGCAGGCCGCCATGCAGGGATTGCCCTCGGGCATGAACAACGAGGCCGACATGATGGACGAGAACGCCTACGTCGAGGAGCAGCGCCGCGCCATCCGCCTGCCGCCCCCACCAACCACACCCGAGCGTGAGCAGGCCATCGCCACCGTCGAGCAGCGTCCTGATGCGGCGCTGCGGGTGACCCGCAACTGGTTGCGTCAGTAA
- the fliE gene encoding flagellar hook-basal body complex protein FliE — protein MQTRLDLLTRSLPEFGQDRGQSVQVPVTGTSDNSFGKTLTRVINEVSDTRDNAGDLTQRFANGENVELHQVMAASEEAGIALDMLIELRNKVVEAYRSVISMQS, from the coding sequence ATGCAGACCCGTCTCGATCTCCTGACCCGCAGCCTCCCCGAATTCGGGCAGGATCGCGGCCAGAGTGTGCAGGTGCCGGTCACCGGCACGAGCGACAACTCCTTCGGCAAGACGCTCACCCGCGTCATCAACGAAGTCTCCGACACGCGCGACAACGCCGGCGATCTGACGCAGCGCTTCGCCAATGGCGAAAACGTGGAGCTGCATCAGGTCATGGCCGCCAGCGAAGAAGCCGGCATCGCCCTCGACATGCTCATCGAGCTGCGCAACAAGGTCGTCGAGGCGTATCGCTCCGTGATCAGCATGCAGTCCTGA
- a CDS encoding flagellar basal body rod protein FlgC, translating to MPIGPIKAPGLLPVPNQPVMRPMFRSMGIAASGLSAQRQRMETIAQNIANADVTRGADGQPYKRREVVLEAATAQNATFDLGLPDATAPGGSGRVVGSGAAAMTGDAPRAIEVPVLPTAGGTGPGAFGGEYGVRVAGVAEDQGEGRLVYEPGHPDADANGYVRYPDIDTTQELVKLMDAKRIYEANAAVFQTAKSMLRAALDI from the coding sequence ATGCCGATTGGACCGATCAAGGCGCCCGGCCTGCTCCCGGTGCCCAACCAGCCCGTCATGCGCCCGATGTTCCGCAGCATGGGCATTGCCGCCAGCGGTCTCAGCGCCCAGCGGCAGCGCATGGAAACGATTGCCCAGAACATCGCCAACGCCGACGTCACGCGCGGCGCCGACGGTCAGCCCTACAAGCGCCGCGAAGTGGTGCTCGAAGCCGCCACGGCGCAGAACGCCACCTTCGACCTCGGTCTGCCGGATGCCACCGCGCCCGGCGGCTCGGGGCGTGTGGTGGGCAGCGGCGCGGCCGCGATGACCGGCGACGCCCCGCGCGCCATTGAAGTGCCGGTGCTGCCCACGGCGGGCGGCACAGGCCCCGGCGCTTTCGGCGGCGAATACGGCGTGCGTGTGGCCGGTGTGGCCGAAGACCAGGGCGAAGGCCGTCTCGTGTACGAGCCCGGTCATCCCGACGCCGACGCCAACGGGTATGTGCGCTACCCCGACATCGATACCACGCAGGAGCTCGTGAAGCTCATGGATGCCAAGCGCATCTACGAAGCCAACGCGGCCGTCTTCCAGACCGCCAAGTCGATGCTCCGCGCGGCGCTCGATATCTGA
- a CDS encoding sigma-54-dependent transcriptional regulator: MATILYVDDEPAVGLILEDSLAQAGHTAVGARSVPEALQVLERGGVDLIISDYRMPGLTGLEFIQLLTREGYDIPLIMLTGHASIEHAVASIKAGAIDYITKPVRPQQLELAVDQALEFVRLRRENEALRKEVMQFRNERQILGDSAAIRRIMQTVSMAAPTRATVLLQGESGTGKELFARAIHDQSERRDKPFIKLNCAALPEGLVESALFGHEKGAFTGAIKRVEGAFERANRGTLLLDEISEMRLDLQAKLLRVLQEQEFERVGGTAPIKVDVRIIATTNRDLAMEADHGTFRQDLYYRLSTIPVLIPPLRERPEDIPLLALRFAMRVAAEMGKKIEGLSPEALAALQSYPWPGNVRELQHVIERAVILTPDPIIQPHCLEGTRFGLAHSLGSANMRPRAFATPGQGAVPVLAVSGAAAAPGAPGVASAANGTAGGTATPASGSIALASLNVADAERVLIQHALAAADNNRTKAAELLGISVRTLRNKLNGPGKESDDE, encoded by the coding sequence ATGGCCACGATCCTGTACGTCGACGACGAACCAGCGGTAGGCCTCATCCTCGAGGATTCGCTGGCGCAGGCCGGACATACCGCCGTGGGGGCGCGCTCGGTGCCCGAGGCCCTGCAAGTCCTTGAACGAGGAGGCGTTGACCTCATCATCTCGGACTACCGTATGCCGGGGCTCACCGGTCTCGAGTTCATTCAGCTCCTGACCCGGGAAGGCTACGACATCCCGCTCATCATGCTGACGGGACACGCCAGCATCGAGCACGCCGTCGCCTCCATCAAAGCCGGCGCGATTGACTACATCACCAAGCCGGTCCGCCCGCAGCAGCTTGAACTGGCGGTGGACCAGGCGCTGGAGTTTGTCCGCCTGCGCCGCGAGAACGAGGCCCTCCGCAAGGAGGTCATGCAGTTCCGCAACGAGCGCCAGATTCTGGGTGATTCGGCCGCCATCCGGCGCATCATGCAGACCGTGTCCATGGCCGCGCCCACCCGCGCCACGGTGCTGCTGCAGGGAGAGTCGGGCACCGGCAAGGAGCTCTTCGCCCGCGCCATTCACGATCAGTCGGAACGCCGCGACAAGCCCTTCATCAAGCTCAACTGCGCGGCCTTGCCTGAAGGCCTCGTGGAATCGGCGCTCTTTGGTCACGAAAAGGGCGCGTTCACCGGTGCCATCAAGCGGGTGGAAGGCGCCTTTGAGCGGGCCAACCGTGGTACGCTGCTGCTCGACGAAATCTCCGAAATGCGGCTCGACCTGCAGGCCAAACTGCTGCGCGTCCTGCAGGAACAGGAGTTTGAGCGGGTTGGTGGAACGGCACCCATCAAGGTGGATGTCCGTATCATTGCCACCACGAACCGCGATCTGGCCATGGAGGCGGATCACGGAACCTTCCGGCAGGACCTCTATTATAGGTTGTCCACCATCCCGGTCCTCATTCCGCCCCTGCGCGAGCGGCCGGAGGATATCCCGCTGCTGGCTCTGCGCTTTGCCATGCGGGTGGCTGCGGAAATGGGCAAGAAGATCGAGGGGCTCTCGCCTGAGGCACTCGCTGCGCTGCAGTCCTATCCCTGGCCCGGTAATGTGCGTGAACTGCAGCATGTCATTGAACGGGCGGTCATCCTGACCCCCGACCCCATCATCCAGCCGCACTGCCTCGAAGGCACCCGCTTCGGTCTGGCCCATTCCCTGGGGTCGGCCAACATGCGACCCCGGGCCTTTGCCACGCCCGGCCAGGGTGCCGTGCCGGTACTGGCTGTCAGTGGGGCCGCCGCCGCGCCCGGCGCTCCGGGCGTCGCGTCCGCCGCAAACGGCACGGCAGGCGGAACGGCTACGCCGGCGTCGGGCTCCATTGCCCTCGCGTCGCTCAATGTGGCCGATGCCGAACGGGTGCTTATTCAGCATGCGCTGGCAGCTGCCGATAATAACCGCACGAAGGCCGCCGAACTGCTGGGCATCAGCGTGCGCACCCTGCGCAACAAGCTCAATGGCCCCGGCAAGGAAAGCGACGACGAATAG
- the flgL gene encoding flagellar hook-associated protein FlgL, with protein MRVTNTIITRTSQLRLQQGLQGIDRVRDDIATGIRIRRMSDDATAGGELVRIGSSMRALNQFRRNAQMGFARATAEETVLGQFSDTLTRAAELGVTAANGTTDNSTRQVIKAEIDQLLDLSARLGNTRFGDEYLFGGTRSTEKPFTEPPPATGSFSALMLAGNPVDPSGNTTLEIGDNKFVTPNHNGTQVFLDTDALAALREMSDAIGANDVPRITAATQRLRNAHSSVQALIGTQGARINEMEDALVNIENTEFDLKTFRSDLRDTEVDKAMVELVGKQTLYQAAMSATSRILGLSLANYL; from the coding sequence ATGCGCGTCACCAACACCATCATCACCCGCACCAGTCAGCTTCGCCTGCAGCAGGGTCTGCAGGGGATCGACCGCGTGCGTGACGACATTGCCACCGGCATTCGCATTCGGCGCATGTCCGACGATGCCACGGCCGGCGGCGAGCTGGTGCGCATTGGCAGTTCCATGCGCGCGCTCAATCAGTTCCGGCGCAATGCGCAGATGGGCTTTGCCCGCGCGACCGCCGAAGAAACCGTGCTCGGGCAGTTCTCCGACACGCTGACCCGCGCCGCCGAGCTGGGAGTCACCGCTGCCAACGGCACCACGGACAACTCCACGCGTCAGGTCATCAAGGCCGAGATCGATCAGCTGCTCGATCTGTCCGCGCGACTCGGCAACACGCGCTTTGGCGACGAGTATCTGTTTGGCGGCACCCGCTCCACCGAGAAGCCCTTCACCGAACCGCCCCCCGCCACCGGCTCCTTCTCGGCGCTGATGTTGGCCGGCAATCCCGTGGATCCAAGCGGCAACACGACGCTTGAAATCGGCGACAACAAGTTTGTCACGCCGAACCACAACGGTACGCAGGTGTTTCTCGACACGGACGCCCTGGCCGCGCTGCGCGAGATGTCCGACGCGATCGGTGCCAACGACGTCCCGCGCATCACCGCGGCCACGCAGCGCCTGCGCAACGCCCACTCGAGCGTGCAGGCGCTCATCGGCACGCAGGGCGCGCGCATCAACGAGATGGAAGATGCGCTGGTGAACATCGAAAACACCGAGTTCGACCTGAAGACCTTCCGCTCCGACCTGCGGGATACGGAAGTGGACAAGGCCATGGTGGAGCTCGTGGGCAAGCAGACTCTGTATCAGGCCGCCATGAGTGCCACGTCGCGCATTCTCGGGCTCAGCCTCGCCAATTACCTGTAA
- the fliW gene encoding flagellar assembly protein FliW, giving the protein MESAVMVAPQDLVAIAHPFGTIEVSRDALMTFPVGGMFGFDKLTTFALVPAARQGLWWLMSPTSPPTTFVLADPFVCFPDYALDLGDLEKSQLEIERPEDVLALVMLTIPEGGAPITANLRAPIVFNVTRRLAAQVLSRDESHGLATAIDLTVYPRSTNGLDMT; this is encoded by the coding sequence ATGGAATCCGCCGTCATGGTCGCTCCGCAGGATCTGGTCGCCATCGCGCACCCCTTCGGCACGATCGAAGTTTCCCGTGACGCCCTCATGACCTTCCCGGTCGGTGGGATGTTCGGCTTCGACAAGCTCACCACATTCGCGCTGGTCCCCGCCGCCCGTCAGGGGCTGTGGTGGCTGATGTCGCCCACCTCGCCGCCGACGACCTTCGTACTGGCCGACCCCTTCGTCTGCTTTCCCGACTATGCCCTCGACCTCGGCGATCTCGAGAAGTCGCAGCTCGAGATCGAGCGACCGGAGGATGTGCTGGCGCTGGTGATGCTCACGATTCCCGAGGGCGGCGCCCCCATCACGGCCAACCTGCGCGCCCCCATCGTGTTCAATGTGACGCGGCGTCTGGCGGCCCAGGTGCTGAGCCGCGACGAGTCGCACGGGCTGGCCACCGCCATCGACCTCACGGTCTATCCGCGCAGCACCAACGGTCTGGACATGACCTGA
- the pseB gene encoding UDP-N-acetylglucosamine 4,6-dehydratase (inverting), with the protein MSDTLPPRREDFRASDARLDGASLLITGGTGSFGVQFLRTVLTRYAPRRVIVYSRDELKQYMMQQAEPFKSRASIMRWFIGDVRDADRLRRAMEDVDVVVHAAALKQVPAAEYNPFEAVKTNVLGAQHVIDASLEAQVSRVVALSTDKAAAPINLYGATKLVSDKLFVAANNYRGKRPSRFSVVRYGNVMGSRGSVIPHFLAQRASGVLPVTHEDMTRFSISLQEGVEHVLYALARAWGGEVFVPKIPSYRILDVARAIAPEARVEIVGIRPGEKLHEEMITANDALGTIEFDRYFVILPSTELWDVEQFRLTSDSSPGRRCELGFSYDSGTNPHFLTVEELRAQILASGALHG; encoded by the coding sequence ATGTCCGACACACTCCCGCCCCGACGCGAAGACTTCCGGGCATCCGATGCCCGTCTGGATGGTGCCAGCCTGCTGATCACCGGCGGCACCGGATCGTTCGGGGTGCAGTTTCTGCGCACGGTGCTCACGCGCTACGCGCCTCGCCGCGTGATCGTGTACAGCCGCGATGAGCTCAAGCAGTACATGATGCAGCAGGCCGAGCCCTTCAAGTCGCGGGCGTCCATCATGCGCTGGTTCATCGGCGATGTGCGCGATGCAGACCGCCTGCGCCGCGCCATGGAGGACGTGGATGTGGTGGTGCACGCCGCAGCGCTCAAGCAGGTGCCGGCCGCCGAGTACAATCCCTTCGAGGCCGTGAAGACGAATGTGCTGGGAGCCCAGCATGTGATCGATGCCTCGCTCGAAGCGCAGGTCTCGCGCGTGGTGGCGCTGAGCACCGACAAGGCGGCCGCCCCCATCAACCTGTATGGCGCCACCAAGCTCGTGTCGGACAAGCTGTTTGTGGCCGCCAACAACTATCGCGGCAAGCGTCCGAGTCGCTTCTCGGTCGTGCGCTACGGCAACGTGATGGGCAGCCGGGGCTCGGTCATTCCGCACTTTCTTGCGCAGCGCGCCAGTGGTGTGCTGCCGGTGACCCACGAAGACATGACCCGCTTCAGCATCTCGCTGCAGGAGGGCGTGGAGCATGTGCTGTACGCCCTCGCGCGCGCCTGGGGTGGTGAGGTCTTCGTGCCCAAGATTCCGAGCTATCGCATTCTGGATGTGGCACGCGCTATTGCGCCCGAGGCGCGGGTGGAGATCGTGGGCATCCGGCCGGGCGAAAAGCTGCACGAGGAGATGATCACGGCAAACGACGCGTTGGGCACCATCGAGTTCGATCGCTACTTCGTGATTCTGCCGTCCACCGAACTCTGGGACGTGGAGCAGTTCCGTCTCACGAGTGACAGCTCACCAGGTCGACGCTGCGAACTGGGCTTCAGCTATGACAGTGGTACCAATCCGCATTTCCTCACGGTGGAGGAGCTGCGGGCGCAAATTCTTGCCAGTGGGGCCCTGCATGGATGA